A portion of the Candidatus Poribacteria bacterium genome contains these proteins:
- a CDS encoding sigma-70 family RNA polymerase sigma factor: MKNEDAHLVNQFLTGNENAFTTLVKKYQKSVHALAWRKVGDFHTAEELAQDTFLKAYQKLGTLKNPNQFAGWLYVIADRICIDWHRKRKPSTDSLETTSGEEIEESSYRHYEDEQREAASVEHRQRRIKDLLEKLPESERTVVTLHYLGEMTYKAISEFLGVSPNTVKSRLQRARNRLKEQEALVSDTLGSVDLPVTFTENIVKQVATLKPVTPTNSKPLIPWAISAATAIFIFLLIGVGSQYLARFQKPYNLNARSETTVEIIDAPIVLDTQAEPDLRNQVGRFDTTGKSGGAGSQISEPFVPAAAQVEKETRPSTKQQWIQANGPEGSPVTGLFLSATRDIYAAASGGIYRLTPEASAWTLVNATVLTTSSETSETHKWTSMAEHNDTLYLVSADDVLASIDNGETWKTLGAHPKGRIKGFAITDDAFYLALEDKGIFQSTDSGKQWTLLNDVETDTEILAVAKIENTVFVGTTEGLYRIRAGAWKKLSIDTTKAIHSLAVSENNLYVGTGPDITQLQTPEGIGAYIGQIMGSDTSSAWEIFHSTDFGDTWTEITPTSDSFMTKISPGVKVIAAGKTILALGITASGSTDGGKTWTDYGFDKSDLNSAMNSFTLSLFPAVGVDENTFFKVGPLGLIRSTDAGKSWHPFMTGIVGTHIQDLVAFKNDLYANTWIGIVKSTDGGESWETLTLNSEELTLKPAANVNFTNLLMFPKLAISDGVLYGITPKLEEENELRLFHLSANGNVLVPIQAVPTLGKDSAFIIDIIRQSDPTHQREKYPGAFAVNGDTFYVEYKRRLFRWKRGDSEWFNTGLIDTVLRGFKLAVLGKIVYVGKRDGHLFQSLDGGDTWKDVTPNLPLRFERFNDITFAGSTVYIATDTGTLMSKEGEHWRALTDKTGAYTITLVTKGSIN, translated from the coding sequence ATGAAAAACGAAGACGCACACCTGGTTAACCAATTTTTGACAGGCAACGAGAATGCCTTCACCACACTCGTAAAAAAATACCAGAAAAGCGTCCACGCGCTCGCATGGCGGAAGGTCGGTGACTTTCATACCGCCGAGGAGCTCGCACAGGATACCTTCCTCAAAGCATACCAGAAACTCGGGACGTTAAAGAATCCGAATCAGTTCGCTGGCTGGCTCTACGTCATCGCCGATCGGATCTGTATCGATTGGCATCGAAAGCGGAAACCATCGACGGACTCCCTGGAAACCACGAGTGGAGAGGAGATCGAGGAATCTTCCTACCGTCACTATGAAGACGAGCAACGCGAGGCGGCTTCCGTTGAACACCGTCAAAGACGCATCAAAGATCTCTTGGAAAAACTACCAGAGAGCGAACGAACGGTTGTGACACTTCACTATCTTGGAGAAATGACCTATAAAGCGATCAGTGAGTTTTTAGGCGTGTCCCCGAATACAGTCAAAAGTCGTCTCCAACGTGCCCGTAACCGTTTAAAGGAGCAAGAAGCCTTGGTCAGCGACACGCTTGGCAGTGTAGATTTACCTGTCACTTTTACCGAAAACATTGTAAAGCAAGTTGCCACCCTAAAGCCGGTAACGCCTACGAACAGCAAACCCTTAATACCTTGGGCAATCTCTGCCGCAACCGCTATTTTTATATTTTTACTTATAGGCGTGGGATCTCAATACCTTGCCCGTTTCCAGAAACCGTATAACCTAAACGCCCGATCAGAAACCACCGTTGAAATCATTGATGCCCCCATTGTCCTTGATACACAAGCAGAGCCGGATTTACGGAACCAAGTTGGACGCTTCGATACCACCGGTAAAAGTGGCGGTGCCGGCTCCCAAATCTCAGAACCCTTTGTACCTGCAGCTGCACAAGTAGAGAAGGAAACACGTCCATCGACAAAACAGCAGTGGATACAAGCAAACGGGCCTGAAGGCAGCCCAGTAACAGGCTTATTTTTAAGCGCCACAAGAGACATCTATGCGGCAGCATCTGGTGGCATCTACAGATTAACACCAGAAGCGTCCGCATGGACACTCGTTAATGCTACTGTTCTGACCACTTCTTCAGAAACTTCCGAGACGCATAAGTGGACATCAATGGCAGAGCACAATGACACGCTCTATCTTGTGTCCGCCGATGACGTGCTCGCTTCAATCGATAATGGAGAAACGTGGAAGACTCTCGGGGCACATCCAAAGGGACGTATCAAAGGATTCGCGATAACAGATGACGCGTTTTACCTCGCACTCGAAGATAAAGGCATTTTCCAATCTACAGACAGCGGCAAACAGTGGACTTTACTAAACGATGTAGAGACTGACACGGAAATCCTCGCTGTTGCTAAGATTGAAAATACGGTATTTGTTGGGACAACCGAAGGTCTCTATCGAATCAGGGCAGGCGCATGGAAAAAATTGTCAATAGATACCACCAAAGCCATCCACTCCTTGGCAGTCTCTGAAAACAATCTCTATGTCGGGACGGGTCCCGATATTACGCAATTGCAAACCCCGGAAGGAATAGGGGCTTATATAGGTCAGATTATGGGTAGTGACACTTCGAGTGCCTGGGAAATCTTCCATTCAACCGACTTCGGCGATACATGGACCGAAATAACACCGACAAGCGATTCGTTCATGACAAAAATATCGCCAGGCGTTAAAGTCATAGCAGCTGGAAAGACCATTCTCGCCCTGGGAATCACGGCATCCGGTTCAACCGATGGTGGAAAAACATGGACAGATTACGGTTTTGATAAGTCTGACCTGAATTCAGCAATGAATTCGTTTACGCTGAGTCTATTCCCGGCTGTCGGCGTGGATGAAAATACGTTCTTTAAAGTGGGGCCTCTGGGGCTTATCCGCTCAACCGACGCTGGCAAATCATGGCATCCGTTTATGACTGGAATCGTAGGGACTCACATTCAAGATTTAGTGGCGTTCAAAAATGATCTCTATGCGAACACTTGGATAGGTATTGTCAAATCCACTGACGGTGGAGAGTCATGGGAAACCTTAACCCTCAATTCAGAGGAACTCACCCTAAAACCAGCAGCAAACGTCAATTTTACCAATCTACTGATGTTCCCCAAATTAGCGATTTCTGATGGAGTGCTTTACGGTATCACACCGAAATTAGAAGAAGAAAACGAACTTCGTCTTTTCCATCTTTCTGCAAACGGTAATGTGTTAGTCCCTATCCAAGCGGTCCCGACTCTTGGTAAAGATTCCGCCTTCATCATAGATATAATACGCCAGTCAGATCCAACGCACCAGCGTGAAAAATACCCGGGTGCGTTTGCAGTTAACGGTGACACATTTTACGTCGAATACAAGCGGCGGCTTTTCCGATGGAAACGTGGAGATTCGGAATGGTTCAACACCGGACTCATAGATACAGTTCTAAGGGGTTTCAAACTTGCTGTTTTAGGAAAAATCGTCTACGTTGGAAAGCGGGACGGGCATCTCTTTCAATCGCTCGACGGAGGGGACACATGGAAAGACGTTACCCCAAATCTACCGCTTCGTTTTGAACGTTTCAATGATATCACCTTTGCAGGCTCAACGGTGTACATCGCTACAGACACAGGCACTTTGATGTCAAAAGAAGGTGAACATTGGCGTGCACTCACCGATAAGACCGGAGCGTACACTATCACGCTGGTAACGAAGGGATCTATCAATTGA